From Gracilimonas sp.:
TGTGTGAAATGTTTGTTTGGAATTAACTCAGCATCCTGCGAATTTTACCCTTCATCAAATTGTATACATCTTTTGGAGAAACACAAAGAATTTTGGAAACGGGTTTTAAAGCTGGCAGGCAAAAAAGATATCTTTTTTAATGCTTCAGCCATCACCTTCAATTTATTTATTTGTGCAATACCATTCGTCTTAATCCTGATTTCTATTATCGGGTATGTACTCTCGGTGGATGAGGCCTTTAACGAAATTGTACGATACGGCCGGGAGTTTTTCCCCAGCTTCACCTACGAAACACAGAATAACGATGTATTTCAGGGAGCGGTGACGATAGAGTCGCTGCTTCGTCCGTTGGTGGGAGCCCGCCAGATTTTTGGGATCATTGGTATCATCGTGTTGATGTTTTTTACCCAAGGATTGCTGCACAGCCTGAAGCACGTTCTCTTCGATACCTTCGACATTAAAGAGCGCAAGCACCCCATTATGGATGTGGTTTATAATTTCTTTGGCTTCAGTTTGATTGGAACTGTATTCCTGTTTTTCAGCCTCGCCATTTCCACGATCTCTCTTTTTAACCTCAGCCGAATCCAAATTCCCTTTACCGATATGGTTATTGAGCTTCCCTGGATTTATGACTTCCTGAATATCGTACTGCCCATTATTCTTGCCTTTATGATCTTGTATGTGGTGTTCCGGTTTGTGAGCGAGCGCAAGATTAAGCCAAAAGTAGCCCTGATGGCAGCTTTAACCTATACCTTGCTGTTCGAGATCGCAAAATTCGGCTTAAGTGCCTACCTGGAATATGCCTTTTCAACATACCGGTACTTTTATCAGGGATACACCATTCTTATTCTGTTGGGCGTTTGGACGTTCTATACAGCTCTCTTGTTTGTGATCAGCGCAATTATGGCGAGGGCCTACAAGGATGTGTTTTTAGGAAACCGCCCCGCCATTGAAGAAAATCCATACACAGCTATTTCCTGATGCCTTCAAAACTATCGCGG
This genomic window contains:
- a CDS encoding YihY/virulence factor BrkB family protein — its product is MEKHKEFWKRVLKLAGKKDIFFNASAITFNLFICAIPFVLILISIIGYVLSVDEAFNEIVRYGREFFPSFTYETQNNDVFQGAVTIESLLRPLVGARQIFGIIGIIVLMFFTQGLLHSLKHVLFDTFDIKERKHPIMDVVYNFFGFSLIGTVFLFFSLAISTISLFNLSRIQIPFTDMVIELPWIYDFLNIVLPIILAFMILYVVFRFVSERKIKPKVALMAALTYTLLFEIAKFGLSAYLEYAFSTYRYFYQGYTILILLGVWTFYTALLFVISAIMARAYKDVFLGNRPAIEENPYTAIS